A single region of the Melospiza georgiana isolate bMelGeo1 chromosome 7, bMelGeo1.pri, whole genome shotgun sequence genome encodes:
- the EVX2 gene encoding homeobox even-skipped homolog protein 2 has product MMERIRKEMILMERGLHSPTAGKRLSNLSDSAGNAVLEALENSPHSGRLSPRLTAASLHSAIGDISAKGKFEIDTLFNLQHPSSESTVSSEIPPSESRKKISLYSEVAQEADMNSDVEVGCSALRSPASLTSSQLKENSNKGYAESSPTPSAAAAPAAPAAAGIGSLHSGGALGGSAAGADQVRRYRTAFTREQIARLEKEFYRENYVSRPRRCELAAALNLPETTIKVWFQNRRMKDKRQRLAMSWPHPADPSFYTYMMTHAAATGSLPYPFHSHVPLHYYPHVGVTAAAAAAAASGAAAAPFATSIRPLDTFRALSHPYSRPELLCSFRHPGLYQSPAAAGLNSSAAASAAAAAAAAAAAAAGSGPPGGSAPCSCLSCHSSQTAAAAAAAASALGSRGGAAAEFPCTAAGQRSESGFLPYSAAVLSKAAVASPDQREEAPLTR; this is encoded by the exons ATGATGGAAAGAATAAGAAAAGAGATGATCCTGATGGAGagagggctgcacagccctaCAGCTGGCAAAAGGCTCTCGAATTTGTCAGACTCAGCTGGAAATGCGGTGTTGGAGGCCCTTGAAAATTCTCCGCACAGTGGTCGCCTCAGCCCGAGACTGACTGCCGCCTCCCTGCACAGCGCTATAGGGGACATCTCCGCCAAAGGCAAATTTGAAATAGACACTTTATTCAATCTCCAGCATCCGAGCAGCGAAAGCACTGTCTCCTCCGAAATCCCGCCGTCggaaagcaggaagaaaatcagcctttATTCCGAAGTTGCTCAAGAGGCAGATATGAACAGTGATGTGGAGGTGGGCTGCTCCGCGCTCCGCTCCCCGGCCAGCCTGACTTCCTCCCAGCTGAAGGAAAACAGTAACAAAG GCTACGCGGAGAGCAGCCCGACgcccagcgccgccgccgcccccgccgcccccgccgccgccgggatCGGCAGCCTGCACAGCGGCGGCGCGCTGGGCGGCTCGGCGGCGGGGGCCGACCAGGTGCGCCGCTACCGCACCGCCTTCACCCGGGAGCAGATCGCCCGCCTGGAGAAGGAGTTTTACCGCGAGAACTACGTGTCGCGGCCGCGGCGCTGCGAGCTGGCCGCCGCCCTCAACCTCCCCGAAACCACCATCAAG GTGTGGTTCCAGAACCGGCGCATGAAGGACAAGCGGCAGCGCCTGGCCATGTCCTGGCCCCACCCGGCCGACCCCAGCTTCTACACCTACATGATGACCCACGCGGCGGCCACGGGCAGCCTGCCCTACCCTTTCCACTCCCACGTCCCGCTCCACTACTACCCGCACGTCGGGGTcacggccgccgccgccgccgccgccgcctcgggggccgccgccgcgcccTTCGCCACCTCCATCCGCCCGCTGGACACTTTCCGCGCCCTCTCGCACCCCTACTCCCgcccggagctgctctgcagcttccGACACCCCGGCCTCTACCAGAGCCCGGCCGCCGCCGGCCTCAACAGCAGCGCGGCCGCctcggcagcggcggcggcggcggcggcggcagcggcggcggcgggctcGGGGCCGCCGGGGGGCTCGgcgccctgctcctgcctcagctgccacagcagccagacggcggcggcggcggcggcggcggcctcGGCTCTGGGCTcgcggggcggcgcggccgcCGAGTTCCCGTGCACGGCGGCGGGGCAGCGCTCCGAGAGCGGCTTCCTGCCCTACTCGGCCGCCGTGCTCAGCAAGGCCGCCGTGGCCTCGCCGGACCAGCGGGAGGAGGCGCCGCTCACCAGATAA